The Cyanobacterium sp. Dongsha4 nucleotide sequence TACACCAAAAGCTAGTTAAGGGAGAGGGTATATATGAAGGGGCAGACCCAGAAGACAAAGACGAATATGTAGCGGAGAATGTCTTTTTTGTCCCGACTGAAGCTCGATGGTCTTATATTCAAGGACAAGCTAAACAGCCTACCATTGGCAAAATTGTTGATGATGCGATGGAGTTGATTGAGAGGGAAAATAGTAAAAGGTTGAAGGGTATTTTACCCAAAGTATATGGGCAACAGAAACTAGACCAAGCATCCTTGGGGGGTTTAATTGATTTAATTGGTTTAATAACTTTAGGAGACGCTGAAGCTCAGGCACAAGATGTATTAGGTAGAGTATATGAATATTTCCTCGGACAGTTTGCCTTAGCGGAAGGGAAAAAAGGCGGACAGTTTTACACCCCAGAAAGTATCGTACGATTGTTGGTTGAGATGTTAGAGCCTTATTCTGGTAGAGTGTTTGACCCCTGTTGTGGTTCAGGGGGAATGTTTGTTCAAAGTGAAAAATTCATTTCTGCTCATCAAGGACGTTTAGACGACATCTCTATTTATGGACAGGAAAGCAACGAGACGACTTATAAACTCTGTCGGATGAATTTAGCCATTAGAGGCATTGATGGCTCTAACATTAAGTGGAATCCTGAAGGCTCTTTTCTCAATGATGCCCATAAGGATTTAAAGGCGGATTTTGTCATTGCTAACCCTCCCTTTAACGACAGTGATTGGAGTGGGGATTTATTACAAAATGATGGTAGGTGGCAATATGGCAAACCTCCCGCAGGAAATGCTAACTTTGCTTGGGTGCAACACTTCCTCTACCATTTAGCCCCTACGGGTTCGGCTGGTTTTGTCCTCTCTAATGGTTCATTGTCTTCTAATACCAGTGGTGAGGGTGACATCAGGAAAACCTTAGTAGAAGCTGATTTAGTGGATTGTATTGTCATGTTGCCCACTCAGTTATTCTATAACACGGGGATTCCAGCTTGTTTGTGGTTTATGAGCCGTTCCAAGAATGGCACTAAAAATCGCTCTCGTAAGGGTGAGGTATTATTCATTGATGCTTCGGAGTTGGGCTATATGGTAAACCGTAAAAATCGGGCTTTTACCGATGAGGATATAGCCAAAATAGCTGATACTTACCATCAATGGAAACAACAGGGGGGTAAATATCAGGATGTTAAGGGCTTCTGTAAGTCGGCAACTTTGGCGGATATTGAAAAGCATAATTTTGTCTTGACACCAGGGCGTTATGTGGGCATCCCTGACGAGGAAGACGACGGTATTGCTTTTGAGGAGAAGATGGAGATTTTAACGAAGGAGTTGGCAATGCAAATGCGAGAGGGTTTAGCTTTGGATGAGGAGATTAAAAAGCAGTTAGCAAAGGTTGGTTTTACAGTGGAGGTGGAAGTGTAATGGATAATTTAGATCTTCAGGTTATCAAAGAATTTCGTCTCCGTCTTGAGGCAATGATTCCTGTTTTGGAATTAAGAATCTTTGGTTCACGGGCTAGGGGAGATGCCCATGAGGATTCAGATTTGGATGTGTATATTAAAGTGGTACATTTAGACCGTGCGGTGCGTGAAATAATTTATGATTTGGCATGGGAGGTAGGCTTTAAATATGACCGTGTTATCTCTACTTTTGTAGTAACAGATGAACAAATAAAAACGGGAGCTGTGGGGGCAAATCCTTTATTGTCTAAGGTGATGACGGAAGGGGTTTTGGTATGACGGAAATTCAATTACAGTTATTGCTAAGGTATCGTTTACAAGAGGCGGAGGAAACTTTACGGGAGGCTAATTTATTGTTGCAACAATCAGGATTTAGGGGGAGTATTAATCGTTCTTATTATGCTATGTTTTATGCTTTAATGGCTTTATTGGCGACTAAGGGTTTAGGTACTTCTAAGCATAGTGGAGTGATTAGTTTATTTGATCGTGAGTTTGTGAAAACGGGCATTTTTTCTAAGGATTTATCCAAAAGTTTACATCGGGCTTTTGATGAACGACAATCTAATGATTATGG carries:
- a CDS encoding nucleotidyltransferase domain-containing protein, translating into MDNLDLQVIKEFRLRLEAMIPVLELRIFGSRARGDAHEDSDLDVYIKVVHLDRAVREIIYDLAWEVGFKYDRVISTFVVTDEQIKTGAVGANPLLSKVMTEGVLV
- a CDS encoding HEPN domain-containing protein, producing MTEIQLQLLLRYRLQEAEETLREANLLLQQSGFRGSINRSYYAMFYALMALLATKGLGTSKHSGVISLFDREFVKTGIFSKDLSKSLHRAFDERQSNDYGEMLEPDFELASSLFNQAQVFVNEIKQYLVNVGFEI
- a CDS encoding class I SAM-dependent DNA methyltransferase; its protein translation is MPQKKAKSNNTDTFEQKLWKTADKLRKNIDAAEYKHIVLGLIFLKYISDAFEELHQKLVKGEGIYEGADPEDKDEYVAENVFFVPTEARWSYIQGQAKQPTIGKIVDDAMELIERENSKRLKGILPKVYGQQKLDQASLGGLIDLIGLITLGDAEAQAQDVLGRVYEYFLGQFALAEGKKGGQFYTPESIVRLLVEMLEPYSGRVFDPCCGSGGMFVQSEKFISAHQGRLDDISIYGQESNETTYKLCRMNLAIRGIDGSNIKWNPEGSFLNDAHKDLKADFVIANPPFNDSDWSGDLLQNDGRWQYGKPPAGNANFAWVQHFLYHLAPTGSAGFVLSNGSLSSNTSGEGDIRKTLVEADLVDCIVMLPTQLFYNTGIPACLWFMSRSKNGTKNRSRKGEVLFIDASELGYMVNRKNRAFTDEDIAKIADTYHQWKQQGGKYQDVKGFCKSATLADIEKHNFVLTPGRYVGIPDEEDDGIAFEEKMEILTKELAMQMREGLALDEEIKKQLAKVGFTVEVEV